The following are from one region of the Hippocampus zosterae strain Florida chromosome 9, ASM2543408v3, whole genome shotgun sequence genome:
- the hipk1b gene encoding homeodomain-interacting protein kinase 1 isoform X2, translating to MTSQLQVFSPPSISSSAFCRVKKLKVENNVWDVSTTEAYNSIAGQSAYTFTPAMAVPPFAPSLVFPPTVPGSRGQVVVRAADSTGSLPRGSSRRVAEHATSSSYAHVETASETRGHRHGQKRKLEETNEGSGSGCGSVQILEELSAPAATFSTRTGGGGGGGTGQSIPHSAPTTKSSSSNGEGDYQLVQHEILCSVSCSYEVLEFLGRGTFGQVAKCWKRGTNEIVAIKILKNHPSYARQGQIEVGILNKLSAENADEYNFVRSYECFQHKGHTCLVFEMLEQNLYDFLKHSKFSPLPLRHIRPILQQVATALMKLKSLELIHADLKPENIMLVDPLRQPYRVKVIDFGSASHVSKAVCSTYLQSRYYRAPEIILGLQFCEAIDMWSLGCVIAELFLGWPLYPGASEYDQIRYISQTQGLPAEYLLSAGTKTSRFFNRGPDSSYPLWRLKTPSEHEMEMGIKSKEARKYIFNCLDDMMQVNLSSHLEGTDMLAEKADRREFIDLLKRMLRLDADKRITPTKTLGHPFVTMSHLMDYPHSSHVKSCFQNMEICKRRSTYDSNKSLYSTNAVPSAAAGNLTVTFSSQLNQHNQVPSAGGAVPLLNYQPALYQQATINIPGLTQQSVPIQTRPAGLCSQAEPFQQTLIVCPPSTIQGLQSSSKSSSFPVRMENSVPIVPQNQPAQSLQIQPSMLTQGSCTPLMVATLHPPTSGIASQYSLPVGLGTGVGRPTLLEHTATVLAWPTGTQQILIPSSWQQVPGVAIHSSAHQTNIAESPRDSHHSDATAQQGHNWRSTTQTKTQQERKKVKARRGENRNRGVATTSSMLSTNAVTSSSLMATLSQPIVISDTPSPAVSIITIHSDTDTEDERKFHPASVTLGQRTNVISCVTVHDSDSSTASPLTPHPRTLNAASTVSSRQAKSLAVVAPSIKIQAPERGASSRSRSETVNYMKPKRMSHQQPSSSGESLERHGLMLSQSRPLNLSQVQPLVSSSQERTGASHGDSSLRRQQTFPAAASAPHYNFPEVSALASVSAAAGPGLYTYPASTALSSASQVMEQLLGRGHAGHGGHGHSGHSPSAYAATYTSSSSSSRRDSASRKDSVSSLLHGLPAVYQQQFAAASPYMSVTPRAEAYGAYQLSPRRLAQYPYL from the exons ATGACCTCACAGCTGCAAGTTTTCTCGCCTCCATCCATCTCCTCCAGTGCCTTTTGCCGTGTTAAGAAGCTGAAGGTGGAGAACAATGTTTGGGACGTGTCCACTACCGAAGCGTACAACTCCATAGCCGGCCAGTCTGCGTATACCTTTACCCCGGCCATGGCCGTCCCACCCTTTGCACCGTCCCTGGTCTTCCCCCCAACAGTGCCGGGCTCTCGCGGTCAAGTGGTGGTTCGGGCAGCTGATAGCACCGGTAGTCTTCCGCGGGGTTCCAGTCGGCGCGTCGCCGAGCACGCGACATCCTCTTCCTACGCTCATGTGGAGACGGCCTCGGAGACGAGAGGACACCGGCACGGGCAGAAGAGAAAGTTGGAGGAGACCAATGAGGGCAGTGGGAGCGGCTGTGGCAGTGTGCAAATTCTGGAGGAGCTCTCCGCGCCGGCGGCGACGTTCTCCACTCGTACGGGCGGTGGCGGAGGAGGCGGCACGGGCCAATCCATACCTCACTCGGCCCCAACCACCAAAAGCAGTAGCTCCAACGGGGAAGGCGACTATCAGCTGGTGCAGCACGAGATCCTCTGCTCGGTGTCCTGCAGCTACGAAGTGTTGGAGTTCTTGGGGAGGGGCACCTTTGGCCAGGTGGCCAAGTGCTGGAAGAGGGGTACAAATGAGATTGTGGCAATTAAGATTCTAAAGAACCATCCTTCCTATGCTCGCCAGGGACAAATCGAG GTGGGAATCCTGAACAAGCTGAGTGCAGAGAATGCGGACGAGTACAACTTTGTGCGCTCGTATGAGTGCTTCCAGCACAAGGGTCATACATGCTTGGTGTTTGAGATGCTCGAACAAAACCTGTATGACTTTCTCAAGCACAGCAAGTTCAGCCCGCTGCCGCTTCGGCACATTAGACCGATCCTACAGCAG GTGGCCACGGCACTGATGAAGCTCAAGAGCTTGGAACTGATTCATGCGGACCTCAAGCCTGAGAATATTATGCTAGTGGACCCCCTCAGGCAGCCGTACAGGGTAAAGGTCATCGACTTTGGCTCGGCAAGCCACGTTTCCAAGGCTGTGTGCTCAACATACTTGCAGTCTCGCTACTACAG GGCTCCTGAGATCATTTTAGGTCTGCAATTCTGCGAGGCGATCGACATGTGGTCTCTGGGCTGTGTGATTGCGGAGCTCTTTTTGGGTTGGCCCCTCTACCCCGGAGCCTCAGAGTACGATCAG ATTCGCTACATTTCTCAGACTCAAGGCCTGCCAGCTGAGTACCTACTGAGTGCAGGCACGAAAACCAGCCGCTTTTTCAACCGAGGACCGGACTCGAGTTACCCACTTTGGAGACTGAAG ACACCATCAGAACACGAAATGGAGATGGGCATCAAATCCAAGGAAGCTcgaaaatacatcttcaactgtTTGGATGACATGATgcag GTCAACCTTTCATCGCATTTGGAGGGGACCGACATGCTGGCTGAGAAAGCTGACAGACGAGAGTTTATAGATCTCCTGAAGAGGATGCTCCGCCTGGACGCTGACAAGAGGATCACGCCTACCAAGACACTGGGTCACCCTTTCGTCACAATGAGCCACCTCATGGATTATCCACACAGCTCTCA CGTGAAGTCGTGCTTCCAGAACATGGAGATCTGCAAGCGCCGCAGCACCTACGACAGCAACAAATCTCTCTACTCCACCAATGCCGTCCCCAGCGCTGCGGCAGGAAACCTGACTGTTACCTTCAGTAGCCAACTCAACCAGCATAACCAG GTGCCTTCTGCGGGGGGAGCGGTGCCTTTACTAAATTATCAGCCGGCGTTGTACCAGCAGGCGACCATCAACATTCCCGGTCTGACTCAACAGAGTGTTCCGATTCAAACGCGTCCTGCTGGGCTGTGTAGCCAGGCAGAACCCTTCCAGCAGACTCTGATTGTTTGCCCACCTTCCACCATTCAAG GGCTGCAGTCATCAAGCAAGAGCTCCAGTTTCCCTGTGAGAATGGAGAACTCGGTTCCTATCGTACCTCAGAACCAGCCTGCCCAGTCCCTGCAGATCCAGCCCAGCATGCTCACGCAG GGTTCCTGTACACCCCTGATGGTGGCCACCCTGCACCCACCCACGTCAGGCATAGCCTCGCAGTATTCTCTACCCGTGGGGCTAGGTACTGGGGTGGGTCGGCCCACCCTCTTGGAGCACACAGCTACGGTGCTG GCCTGGCCCACCGGAACTCAACAAATTCTCATCCCGTCATCATGGCAGCAGGTCCCCGGCGTCGCCATTCACAGCTCTGCTCACCAGACAAATATTGCGGAGTCACCACGGGACTCCCATCACTCTGATGCCACTGCCCAGCAGGGACACAACTGGAG GAGCACAACGCAAACCAAAACTCAGCAAGAGAGGAAAAAGGTCAAGGCGAGGCGAGGAGAGAACAGAAATAG GGGTGTGGCCACCACGTCGTCGATGCTCAGCACCAACGCTGTGACGTCGTCCAGCCTCATGGCCACTTTGTCGCAGCCCATCGTCATCTCTGACACGCCCAGCCCGGCGGTCAGCATCATAACAATCCACAGCGACACCGACACGGAAGATGAGCGCAAGTTTCACCCTGCCAG TGTTACATTGGGCCAACGCACTAATGTGATCAGCTGCGTGACCGTGCACGACTCCGACTCGTCCACTGCCAGCCCCCTGACTCCGCATCCCCGCACGCTCAACGCAGCCAGCACCGTTTCGTCTCGCCAGGCCAAGTCTCTGGCCGTGGTGGCGCCTTCGATCAAAATTCAGGCGCCCGAGAGAGGAGCATCTTCACGTAGCCGCTCAGAAACTG TGAACTACATGAAACCCAAGAGAATGTCCCATCAGCAGCCAAGTAGTTCGGGGGAGAGCCTGGAGCGACATGGGCTGATGCTTAGCCAGTCACGCCCTTTAAACCTCAGCCAG GTGCAGCCCCTGGTGTCTTCATCTCAGGAGCGCACAGGGGCGTCCCACGGCGATTCATCGTTACGTCGGCAGCAGACCTTCCCCGCGGCCGCCTCGGCTCCTCACTACAACTTCCCCGAGGTGTCGGCCCTGGCCTCCGTCTCggccgccgccgggcccggccTGTACACCTACCCGGCCTCCACCGCCCTCTCATCCGCCTCTCAGGTCATGGAGCAGCTGCTGGGCCGCGGCCACGCCGGGCACGGAGGCCACGGACACTCGGGACACTCCCCCTCCGCCTATGCAGCCACATACACCTCTTCTTCCTCGTCCTCCAGGAGAGACTCGGCCAGCCGCAAGGATTCCGTCAGCAGTCTGCTGCACGGCCTGCCGGCGGTCTACCAGCAGCAATTCGCCGCGGCCTCTCCATACATGAGTGTGACGCCGCGGGCGGAGGCGTACGGCGCCTACCAGTTGAGCCCCAGACGCCTCGCACAGTACCCCTACCTATAA
- the hipk1b gene encoding homeodomain-interacting protein kinase 1 isoform X5: MLEQNLYDFLKHSKFSPLPLRHIRPILQQVATALMKLKSLELIHADLKPENIMLVDPLRQPYRVKVIDFGSASHVSKAVCSTYLQSRYYRAPEIILGLQFCEAIDMWSLGCVIAELFLGWPLYPGASEYDQIRYISQTQGLPAEYLLSAGTKTSRFFNRGPDSSYPLWRLKTPSEHEMEMGIKSKEARKYIFNCLDDMMQVNLSSHLEGTDMLAEKADRREFIDLLKRMLRLDADKRITPTKTLGHPFVTMSHLMDYPHSSHVKSCFQNMEICKRRSTYDSNKSLYSTNAVPSAAAGNLTVTFSSQLNQHNQVPSAGGAVPLLNYQPALYQQATINIPGLTQQSVPIQTRPAGLCSQAEPFQQTLIVCPPSTIQGLQSSSKSSSFPVRMENSVPIVPQNQPAQSLQIQPSMLTQGSCTPLMVATLHPPTSGIASQYSLPVGLGTGVGRPTLLEHTATVLQAWPTGTQQILIPSSWQQVPGVAIHSSAHQTNIAESPRDSHHSDATAQQGHNWRSTTQTKTQQERKKVKARRGENRNRGVATTSSMLSTNAVTSSSLMATLSQPIVISDTPSPAVSIITIHSDTDTEDERKFHPASVTLGQRTNVISCVTVHDSDSSTASPLTPHPRTLNAASTVSSRQAKSLAVVAPSIKIQAPERGASSRSRSETVNYMKPKRMSHQQPSSSGESLERHGLMLSQSRPLNLSQVQPLVSSSQERTGASHGDSSLRRQQTFPAAASAPHYNFPEVSALASVSAAAGPGLYTYPASTALSSASQVMEQLLGRGHAGHGGHGHSGHSPSAYAATYTSSSSSSRRDSASRKDSVSSLLHGLPAVYQQQFAAASPYMSVTPRAEAYGAYQLSPRRLAQYPYL, from the exons ATGCTCGAACAAAACCTGTATGACTTTCTCAAGCACAGCAAGTTCAGCCCGCTGCCGCTTCGGCACATTAGACCGATCCTACAGCAG GTGGCCACGGCACTGATGAAGCTCAAGAGCTTGGAACTGATTCATGCGGACCTCAAGCCTGAGAATATTATGCTAGTGGACCCCCTCAGGCAGCCGTACAGGGTAAAGGTCATCGACTTTGGCTCGGCAAGCCACGTTTCCAAGGCTGTGTGCTCAACATACTTGCAGTCTCGCTACTACAG GGCTCCTGAGATCATTTTAGGTCTGCAATTCTGCGAGGCGATCGACATGTGGTCTCTGGGCTGTGTGATTGCGGAGCTCTTTTTGGGTTGGCCCCTCTACCCCGGAGCCTCAGAGTACGATCAG ATTCGCTACATTTCTCAGACTCAAGGCCTGCCAGCTGAGTACCTACTGAGTGCAGGCACGAAAACCAGCCGCTTTTTCAACCGAGGACCGGACTCGAGTTACCCACTTTGGAGACTGAAG ACACCATCAGAACACGAAATGGAGATGGGCATCAAATCCAAGGAAGCTcgaaaatacatcttcaactgtTTGGATGACATGATgcag GTCAACCTTTCATCGCATTTGGAGGGGACCGACATGCTGGCTGAGAAAGCTGACAGACGAGAGTTTATAGATCTCCTGAAGAGGATGCTCCGCCTGGACGCTGACAAGAGGATCACGCCTACCAAGACACTGGGTCACCCTTTCGTCACAATGAGCCACCTCATGGATTATCCACACAGCTCTCA CGTGAAGTCGTGCTTCCAGAACATGGAGATCTGCAAGCGCCGCAGCACCTACGACAGCAACAAATCTCTCTACTCCACCAATGCCGTCCCCAGCGCTGCGGCAGGAAACCTGACTGTTACCTTCAGTAGCCAACTCAACCAGCATAACCAG GTGCCTTCTGCGGGGGGAGCGGTGCCTTTACTAAATTATCAGCCGGCGTTGTACCAGCAGGCGACCATCAACATTCCCGGTCTGACTCAACAGAGTGTTCCGATTCAAACGCGTCCTGCTGGGCTGTGTAGCCAGGCAGAACCCTTCCAGCAGACTCTGATTGTTTGCCCACCTTCCACCATTCAAG GGCTGCAGTCATCAAGCAAGAGCTCCAGTTTCCCTGTGAGAATGGAGAACTCGGTTCCTATCGTACCTCAGAACCAGCCTGCCCAGTCCCTGCAGATCCAGCCCAGCATGCTCACGCAG GGTTCCTGTACACCCCTGATGGTGGCCACCCTGCACCCACCCACGTCAGGCATAGCCTCGCAGTATTCTCTACCCGTGGGGCTAGGTACTGGGGTGGGTCGGCCCACCCTCTTGGAGCACACAGCTACGGTGCTG CAGGCCTGGCCCACCGGAACTCAACAAATTCTCATCCCGTCATCATGGCAGCAGGTCCCCGGCGTCGCCATTCACAGCTCTGCTCACCAGACAAATATTGCGGAGTCACCACGGGACTCCCATCACTCTGATGCCACTGCCCAGCAGGGACACAACTGGAG GAGCACAACGCAAACCAAAACTCAGCAAGAGAGGAAAAAGGTCAAGGCGAGGCGAGGAGAGAACAGAAATAG GGGTGTGGCCACCACGTCGTCGATGCTCAGCACCAACGCTGTGACGTCGTCCAGCCTCATGGCCACTTTGTCGCAGCCCATCGTCATCTCTGACACGCCCAGCCCGGCGGTCAGCATCATAACAATCCACAGCGACACCGACACGGAAGATGAGCGCAAGTTTCACCCTGCCAG TGTTACATTGGGCCAACGCACTAATGTGATCAGCTGCGTGACCGTGCACGACTCCGACTCGTCCACTGCCAGCCCCCTGACTCCGCATCCCCGCACGCTCAACGCAGCCAGCACCGTTTCGTCTCGCCAGGCCAAGTCTCTGGCCGTGGTGGCGCCTTCGATCAAAATTCAGGCGCCCGAGAGAGGAGCATCTTCACGTAGCCGCTCAGAAACTG TGAACTACATGAAACCCAAGAGAATGTCCCATCAGCAGCCAAGTAGTTCGGGGGAGAGCCTGGAGCGACATGGGCTGATGCTTAGCCAGTCACGCCCTTTAAACCTCAGCCAG GTGCAGCCCCTGGTGTCTTCATCTCAGGAGCGCACAGGGGCGTCCCACGGCGATTCATCGTTACGTCGGCAGCAGACCTTCCCCGCGGCCGCCTCGGCTCCTCACTACAACTTCCCCGAGGTGTCGGCCCTGGCCTCCGTCTCggccgccgccgggcccggccTGTACACCTACCCGGCCTCCACCGCCCTCTCATCCGCCTCTCAGGTCATGGAGCAGCTGCTGGGCCGCGGCCACGCCGGGCACGGAGGCCACGGACACTCGGGACACTCCCCCTCCGCCTATGCAGCCACATACACCTCTTCTTCCTCGTCCTCCAGGAGAGACTCGGCCAGCCGCAAGGATTCCGTCAGCAGTCTGCTGCACGGCCTGCCGGCGGTCTACCAGCAGCAATTCGCCGCGGCCTCTCCATACATGAGTGTGACGCCGCGGGCGGAGGCGTACGGCGCCTACCAGTTGAGCCCCAGACGCCTCGCACAGTACCCCTACCTATAA